Proteins co-encoded in one Aptenodytes patagonicus chromosome 14, bAptPat1.pri.cur, whole genome shotgun sequence genomic window:
- the LOC143167077 gene encoding serine/threonine-protein phosphatase 4 regulatory subunit 1-like isoform X2, with amino-acid sequence MAVGFEDYGPDCDSMRITAFLDIPGQDNLTPLARLEKYAFSDNIFNRQIIARGLLDIFRDFSNNEEDFLTVMEIVVRLSEDAEPTVRTELMEQIPPIAIFLQESRPKFPTAFFEYLMPIVVRYLTDVNNQVRKAGQEALLILLEQDLVAQSDIENKVCPILLDLSAPDSDDEYKVEAVNIICKMASMLSRTTVEHMLLPRFCELCSDGKLFQVRKICAANFGDICNAVGQEATERLLIPKFFELCSDSVWGMRKACAECFMAVSYTTSPEVRRSKLSPLFISLISDTCRWVRQAAFQSLGPFISTFANPSSAGLYIREDGTLSIRPSTQDMNSNSCQPSNNITLMSSSTNATLSSSEQPMEIKPESSTEETSAEVNTKLSVENLNKDTREESSDYCTNPGEDVSRLSQGDKVAAGVVEVTKDSNFPGTNSRLQSAEDVFNTFLYWRPPLPDISQDLELLQFKTEKHKDSCSVPCNNCVASSEIKKVLESLQEHIDDPDVQAQVQVLSAALRAAQFDSVGDYETKKMKESSGKIQNRTISDEPAVSGATCDQVEEDDLSSPASQDDNISDQSTTSVLKSIDSEEQHRGTSVFLKKEQENNPPFEDDKSKLQDIIPQPLLDQYLSMTDPARAQTVDTEIAKHCAYSLPGVALTLGRQNWHCLKDTYETLASDVQWKVRRTLAFSIHELAVILGDQLTAADLVPIFNGFLKDLDEVRIGVLKHLYDFLKLLHADKRREYLYQLQEFVVTDNSRNWRFRYELAEQLILILELYNPNDVYDYLRHIALTLCSDKVSEVRWISFKLVVAILQKFYANNANALGLNFINELVVRFRHCSKWVGRQAFAFICQAVVEEECMPVDQFVEHLLPSLLSLASDPVPNVRVLLAKALRQTLLEKAYFKSVGNPHLEAAEETILALQSDRDQDVSFFATIKLKQGNMDSTTVEKQN; translated from the exons TTGGGTTTGAAGATTATGGACCAGACTGTGATAGCATGAGGATAACGGCATTCTTGGATATTCCTGGACAGGACAATTTAACTCCACTGGCTCGTCTAGAAAAATACGCCTTCAGTGATAACATATTTAACAG GCAAATTATTGCCAGAGGTCTTTTGGATATCTTTCGAGATTTCAGTAATAATGAAGAAGACTTCCTGACTGTAATGGAAATAGTGGTCAGGCTCTCTGAAGATGCAG AACCAACTGTACGTACAGAGCTGATGGAACAAATACCTCCTATTGCCATTTTTCTGCAAGAAAGTCGACCAAAATTCCCAACGGCGTTTTTTGAGTACCTTATGCCCATAGTAGTGAGATACCTCACGGATGTTAACAATCAG GTTAGAAAGGCAGGTCAGGAAGCACTGCTTATACTGCTAGAACAAGATCTTGTTGCTCAGAGTGACATTGAAAATAAGGTGTGTCCAATTCTGTTGGACCTCTCTGCTCCTGACAGTGATGATGAGTACAAGGTGGAAGCTGTGAAT ATAATCTGTAAAATGGCTTCTATGTTGAGCAGAACAACAGTTGAGCACATGCTGCTTCCTCGTTTCTGTGAACTGTGCAGTGATGGGAAGTTGTTTCAAGTCCGAAAG attTGTGCAGCTAATTTTGGTGACATTTGTAATGCAGTTGGGCAAGAAGCCACAGAAAGACTGCTG ATTCCCAAGTTCTTTGAACTCTGTTCTGATAGCGTCTGGGGAATGAGAAAAGCTTGTGCTGAATGCTTTATGGCAGTGTCTTACACCACATCCCCAGAAGTTCGCAGAAGCAAATTATCCCCACTGTTTATCAGTCTTATTAGTGATACTTGCAGATGG GTTCGTCAGGCTGCTTTTCAGTCTCTTGGCCCGTTTATTTCTACCTTTGCAAACCCTTCAAGTGCTGGTCTTTACATTCGAGAAGATGGGACACTGAGTATCCGACCATCAACGCAAGACATGAATTCCAATTCCTGTCAGCCGAGCAACAATATAACTTTAATGTCCTCCAGTACAAATGCTACATTATCCAG TTCAGAACAACCAATGGAAATCAAACCAGAATCATCGACTGAGGAGACTTCAGCTGAAGTTAATACAAAGCTCTCAGTTGAGAACCTAAATAAAGATACACGGGAAGAAAGTTCAGATTATTGTACCAATCCTGGAGAAGATGTGTCTCGATTGTCTCAGGGTGACAAAGTTGCTGCTGGTGTCGTAGAAGTCACTAAGgacagcaattttcctggaacgAACTCAAGGCTACAGTCTGCTGAGGACGTATTTAATACTTTTCTATACTGGCGCCCTCCTCTGCCTGATATAAGTCAGGATCTGGAGCTGCTTCAGTTCAAGACTGAAAAGCACAAAGATAGCTGCTCTGTGCCATGTAATAACTGTGTTGCTAGtagtgaaataaaaaaagttcTAGAAAGCTTACAGGAACACATAGATGATCCAGATGTTCAAG CTCAGGTCCAAGTGTTGTCTGCTGCTCTCAGAGCTGCTCAGTTTGATTCTGTTGGTGACTATGAgaccaaaaaaatgaaagaaagcagtgGCAAAATTCAGAACAGAACTATTTCAGATGAACCAGCTGTTTCAGGTGCTACCTGTGACCAGGTGGAGGAAGATGATCTTTCATCCCCTGCCTCCCAGGATGATAACATCAGTGACCAGTCTACAACCAGTGTACTGAAAAGCATA GACTCAGAGGAACAACACAGAGGAACcagtgtgtttttaaagaaagagcaagaaaataatCCACCATTTGAAGATGACAAGTCAAAATTACAG GATATCATACCTCAACCTTTATTAGACCAGTACTTGTCAATGACCGACCCGGCTCGAGCCCAGACTGTTGATACTGAAATAGCCAAACACTGTGCATATAGTCTTCCTGGGGTGGCCTTAACACTGGGCAGGCAGAACTGGCACTGCCTGAAAGATACATACGAGACACTGGCCTCAGATGTAcag TGGAAGGTACGTCGGACGCTAGCTTTCTCCATACATGAACTAGCAGTTATTCTGGGGGATCAGCTAACAGCTGCTGATCTGGTGCCAATTTTCAATGGATTCTTGAAAGATCTGGATGAAGTGCGTATTGGTGTCCTTAAACATCTGTATGACTTTCTAAAG TTACTTCATGCAGACAAAAGGCGAGAGTATCTTTACCAACTTCAAGAATTTGTGGTGACTGATAACAGCAGGAACTGGAGGTTTCGTTATGAGCTGGCAGA GCAGCTGATCCTGATACTGGAACTCTACAATCCCAATGATGTCTATGACTACTTAAGACATATTGCACTAACTCTCTGCTCCGATAAAGTTTCAGAAGTTCGGTGGATCTCCTTCAAACTG GTTGTAGCAATACTACAGAAGTTCTACGCAAACAATGCAAATGCACTGGGATTAAATTTCATTAATGAACTTGTAGTGCGGTTTCGTCACTGCTCCAAGTGGGTTGGAAGACAAGCTTTTGCCTTCATTTGTCAG GCTGTAGTAGAAGAAGAATGTATGCCTGTCGACCAATTTGTTGAACACTTACTCCCCAGTCTTTTAAGTCTTGCTTCAGATCCTGTGCCAAATGTAAGGGTTCTGCTTGCCAAGGCTCTGAGGCAGACGTTATTGGAGAAAG cttattttaaaagtgttgGCAATCCTCATCTAGAAGCTGCAGAAGAGACCATTCTAGCCCTACAGTCTGACCGAGATCAAGATGTGTCCTTCTTTGCCACCATAAAACTAAAACAGGGTAACATGGACAGTACTACCgttgaaaaacaaaactaa
- the LOC143167077 gene encoding serine/threonine-protein phosphatase 4 regulatory subunit 1-like isoform X1 produces the protein MAGIPLYFVDLQDDLDDFGFEDYGPDCDSMRITAFLDIPGQDNLTPLARLEKYAFSDNIFNRQIIARGLLDIFRDFSNNEEDFLTVMEIVVRLSEDAEPTVRTELMEQIPPIAIFLQESRPKFPTAFFEYLMPIVVRYLTDVNNQVRKAGQEALLILLEQDLVAQSDIENKVCPILLDLSAPDSDDEYKVEAVNIICKMASMLSRTTVEHMLLPRFCELCSDGKLFQVRKICAANFGDICNAVGQEATERLLIPKFFELCSDSVWGMRKACAECFMAVSYTTSPEVRRSKLSPLFISLISDTCRWVRQAAFQSLGPFISTFANPSSAGLYIREDGTLSIRPSTQDMNSNSCQPSNNITLMSSSTNATLSSSEQPMEIKPESSTEETSAEVNTKLSVENLNKDTREESSDYCTNPGEDVSRLSQGDKVAAGVVEVTKDSNFPGTNSRLQSAEDVFNTFLYWRPPLPDISQDLELLQFKTEKHKDSCSVPCNNCVASSEIKKVLESLQEHIDDPDVQAQVQVLSAALRAAQFDSVGDYETKKMKESSGKIQNRTISDEPAVSGATCDQVEEDDLSSPASQDDNISDQSTTSVLKSIDSEEQHRGTSVFLKKEQENNPPFEDDKSKLQDIIPQPLLDQYLSMTDPARAQTVDTEIAKHCAYSLPGVALTLGRQNWHCLKDTYETLASDVQWKVRRTLAFSIHELAVILGDQLTAADLVPIFNGFLKDLDEVRIGVLKHLYDFLKLLHADKRREYLYQLQEFVVTDNSRNWRFRYELAEQLILILELYNPNDVYDYLRHIALTLCSDKVSEVRWISFKLVVAILQKFYANNANALGLNFINELVVRFRHCSKWVGRQAFAFICQAVVEEECMPVDQFVEHLLPSLLSLASDPVPNVRVLLAKALRQTLLEKAYFKSVGNPHLEAAEETILALQSDRDQDVSFFATIKLKQGNMDSTTVEKQN, from the exons TTGGGTTTGAAGATTATGGACCAGACTGTGATAGCATGAGGATAACGGCATTCTTGGATATTCCTGGACAGGACAATTTAACTCCACTGGCTCGTCTAGAAAAATACGCCTTCAGTGATAACATATTTAACAG GCAAATTATTGCCAGAGGTCTTTTGGATATCTTTCGAGATTTCAGTAATAATGAAGAAGACTTCCTGACTGTAATGGAAATAGTGGTCAGGCTCTCTGAAGATGCAG AACCAACTGTACGTACAGAGCTGATGGAACAAATACCTCCTATTGCCATTTTTCTGCAAGAAAGTCGACCAAAATTCCCAACGGCGTTTTTTGAGTACCTTATGCCCATAGTAGTGAGATACCTCACGGATGTTAACAATCAG GTTAGAAAGGCAGGTCAGGAAGCACTGCTTATACTGCTAGAACAAGATCTTGTTGCTCAGAGTGACATTGAAAATAAGGTGTGTCCAATTCTGTTGGACCTCTCTGCTCCTGACAGTGATGATGAGTACAAGGTGGAAGCTGTGAAT ATAATCTGTAAAATGGCTTCTATGTTGAGCAGAACAACAGTTGAGCACATGCTGCTTCCTCGTTTCTGTGAACTGTGCAGTGATGGGAAGTTGTTTCAAGTCCGAAAG attTGTGCAGCTAATTTTGGTGACATTTGTAATGCAGTTGGGCAAGAAGCCACAGAAAGACTGCTG ATTCCCAAGTTCTTTGAACTCTGTTCTGATAGCGTCTGGGGAATGAGAAAAGCTTGTGCTGAATGCTTTATGGCAGTGTCTTACACCACATCCCCAGAAGTTCGCAGAAGCAAATTATCCCCACTGTTTATCAGTCTTATTAGTGATACTTGCAGATGG GTTCGTCAGGCTGCTTTTCAGTCTCTTGGCCCGTTTATTTCTACCTTTGCAAACCCTTCAAGTGCTGGTCTTTACATTCGAGAAGATGGGACACTGAGTATCCGACCATCAACGCAAGACATGAATTCCAATTCCTGTCAGCCGAGCAACAATATAACTTTAATGTCCTCCAGTACAAATGCTACATTATCCAG TTCAGAACAACCAATGGAAATCAAACCAGAATCATCGACTGAGGAGACTTCAGCTGAAGTTAATACAAAGCTCTCAGTTGAGAACCTAAATAAAGATACACGGGAAGAAAGTTCAGATTATTGTACCAATCCTGGAGAAGATGTGTCTCGATTGTCTCAGGGTGACAAAGTTGCTGCTGGTGTCGTAGAAGTCACTAAGgacagcaattttcctggaacgAACTCAAGGCTACAGTCTGCTGAGGACGTATTTAATACTTTTCTATACTGGCGCCCTCCTCTGCCTGATATAAGTCAGGATCTGGAGCTGCTTCAGTTCAAGACTGAAAAGCACAAAGATAGCTGCTCTGTGCCATGTAATAACTGTGTTGCTAGtagtgaaataaaaaaagttcTAGAAAGCTTACAGGAACACATAGATGATCCAGATGTTCAAG CTCAGGTCCAAGTGTTGTCTGCTGCTCTCAGAGCTGCTCAGTTTGATTCTGTTGGTGACTATGAgaccaaaaaaatgaaagaaagcagtgGCAAAATTCAGAACAGAACTATTTCAGATGAACCAGCTGTTTCAGGTGCTACCTGTGACCAGGTGGAGGAAGATGATCTTTCATCCCCTGCCTCCCAGGATGATAACATCAGTGACCAGTCTACAACCAGTGTACTGAAAAGCATA GACTCAGAGGAACAACACAGAGGAACcagtgtgtttttaaagaaagagcaagaaaataatCCACCATTTGAAGATGACAAGTCAAAATTACAG GATATCATACCTCAACCTTTATTAGACCAGTACTTGTCAATGACCGACCCGGCTCGAGCCCAGACTGTTGATACTGAAATAGCCAAACACTGTGCATATAGTCTTCCTGGGGTGGCCTTAACACTGGGCAGGCAGAACTGGCACTGCCTGAAAGATACATACGAGACACTGGCCTCAGATGTAcag TGGAAGGTACGTCGGACGCTAGCTTTCTCCATACATGAACTAGCAGTTATTCTGGGGGATCAGCTAACAGCTGCTGATCTGGTGCCAATTTTCAATGGATTCTTGAAAGATCTGGATGAAGTGCGTATTGGTGTCCTTAAACATCTGTATGACTTTCTAAAG TTACTTCATGCAGACAAAAGGCGAGAGTATCTTTACCAACTTCAAGAATTTGTGGTGACTGATAACAGCAGGAACTGGAGGTTTCGTTATGAGCTGGCAGA GCAGCTGATCCTGATACTGGAACTCTACAATCCCAATGATGTCTATGACTACTTAAGACATATTGCACTAACTCTCTGCTCCGATAAAGTTTCAGAAGTTCGGTGGATCTCCTTCAAACTG GTTGTAGCAATACTACAGAAGTTCTACGCAAACAATGCAAATGCACTGGGATTAAATTTCATTAATGAACTTGTAGTGCGGTTTCGTCACTGCTCCAAGTGGGTTGGAAGACAAGCTTTTGCCTTCATTTGTCAG GCTGTAGTAGAAGAAGAATGTATGCCTGTCGACCAATTTGTTGAACACTTACTCCCCAGTCTTTTAAGTCTTGCTTCAGATCCTGTGCCAAATGTAAGGGTTCTGCTTGCCAAGGCTCTGAGGCAGACGTTATTGGAGAAAG cttattttaaaagtgttgGCAATCCTCATCTAGAAGCTGCAGAAGAGACCATTCTAGCCCTACAGTCTGACCGAGATCAAGATGTGTCCTTCTTTGCCACCATAAAACTAAAACAGGGTAACATGGACAGTACTACCgttgaaaaacaaaactaa